A window from Chelmon rostratus isolate fCheRos1 chromosome 13, fCheRos1.pri, whole genome shotgun sequence encodes these proteins:
- the frmpd4 gene encoding FERM and PDZ domain-containing protein 4, which produces MDVFSFVKMPKLSGHRTKSSGWPPPSGTWSASQGPPNGWDMGTNREGRDCYINHISQSSSLEEVRLDGDKFVPPAPRKVEMRRDPVLGFGFVAGSEKPVVVRSVTPGGPSEGKLIPGDEIIMINDEPVSSAPRERVIDLVRSCKESILLTVVQPYPSPKSAFISAAKKAKLKTNPVKVRFAEEVIINGQVPETVKDNSLLFMPNVLKVYLENGQTKSFKFDSNTSIKDVILTLQEKLSIKSIEHFSLMLEQRAEGSASKLMLLHEQEMLTQVTQRPGSHKMKCFFRITFVPKDPVELLRRDAVAFEYLYVQSCNDVVLERFGSELKYDTALHLAALQMYILTINTKQSQKVSLKYIEKEWGLALFLPPAVLSSMKEKNIKKALTHILKTNQNLVPPGKKLTALQAKVHYLKYLSDLRLYGGRVFKSTLIQGEKHTEVTLLVGPKYGISHVINTKTNLVALLADFSHVNRIEMYTEDENRVRVELHVLDVKPITLLMESVDAMNLACLTAGYYRLLVDSRRSIFNVAKSTDSMETSHAARVKQNYQAIECTYSTPHKGCEDRNNQRCSQDYSDVECEYLDHGRGEGQPVYITEIHQPQHSMHMAERVECCRVPCSQTYLNLPRPRPQDSSRSAKVSFIFGDPPLDSVNPQNLGYQRLMDEGPEILDNHSPMYRRLEEDCKMMDAIEDGDGYQYSTKIFGPAECIEEPLLHDICYAETTDDAEDEDDISCEEDMVMSDIDKPMLLSLSGSSDDIIDLTSLPPPPEGNDEEDNDVLLHSLNLAIAAPPPGFRDSSDEEEQQGAGTRAQGACNDIPVSLIDSVPTHRAEGHREPLNDAVVSTLQALEALAASEEQSPAQSESSTGVEISRAFSPESSDSGNETNSSEMTESSELATAQRHSENHLRMHVAMTEGYHAVSEEKTEVPAPSDGGATSMQYNPQEHQEEEAKSSAVASSQIFHSDGGEMEPETMEIKSVSEYFTKMHMGSVMSRQRGKQREAESRIQGDTCESSDRSHMMSPDSAKEEPPHLVGKYNAFTVRDSYYMNQLDLGRTHFKDRHQKWQQRVPGNKMAENLSPECVNESQASHADRLTVKGEKQDSDERSQHLNAHLRSPSKGPISAEGDSTSQDNEQQQIKMPPSEQDLARLYEYHVNKRMSSIQSEGVHSLQSSQCSSIDAGCSTGSSSCVTPMDSPLCATDNVHVLSESSLKGLSYVTAEERAYGPPVQGKAGHPMDPTLLRKIHAATSAEPGFAPTRDGSHRMPKIKETTACTQLKRTGEESSLALCHETSTTTTTMSPSSLRSSTEPSGLTQASHAPHPHALTFSSSRSSRGPTSGSLRKPRRVRMLRRNWSSIMPTSRSLEALFDKTKATLTGRSHGKNFQSQDPPKVQRMFSSKTLPRSLSQGSVASNSSGRRLPRGASPLLPESPAPKLDTGTWRCRGPFSHCFLQRKTNADGDDEDREAPSHALVSVSSASFSCKGNAMLKAVHKAEMNDMSLKARLACVNSMKGKTYSLHTGFALARKDALEMAGVLRSSVGRLRRGEKPEVDEADMDTFSQLLLMQAKVLSSACAQMAVEYGSPEELLLTLTHSFHTLCCLAQACMSLVEGLGIESERREVVAKVDEVVMNYVCLLKAAEVASGGSPSDQSVNALTHHSATMSAIINTLTHSLKTLLNK; this is translated from the exons ccacaggacCAAATCCTCAGGCTGGCCGCCCCCGTCAGGGACCTGGAGTGCTTCGCAGGGACCCCCCAATGGATGGGACATGGGCACCAATAGAGAGGGGCGTGACTGCTACATCAA CCACATCTCCCAGAGCAGCTCCCTGGAGGAGGTTCGTCTGGACGGGGACAAATTTGTGCCACCAGCGCCCCGGAAGGTGGAGATGAGACGAGACCCGGTGCTTGGCTTTGGATTTGTGGCAGGCAGTGAGAAACCTGTGGTGGTCCGCTCAGTCACACCAG GGGGTCCATCAGAAGGCAAGCTGATCCCAGGGGACGAGATCATCATGATTAATGATGAGCCAGTCAGCTCAGCACCCAGGGAGAGGGTTATTGACCTTGTCAG GAGCTGCAAGGAGTCCATATTGTTGACCGTTGTTCAGCCGTACCCA TCGCCCAAATCGGCATTCATCAGCGCAGCCAAGAAGGCCAAGTTAAAGACCAATCCTGTTAAAGTCCGCTTTGCTGAAGAGGTCATCATCAATGGCCAGGTTCCC GAAACGGTGAAGGACAACTCTCTTCTTTTCATGCCAAATGTTCTGAAGGTGTACCTGGAGAACGGGCAGACTAAATCATTTAAATTTGACAGCAACACATCCATTAAG gatgTCATCTTGACCCTGCAAGAAAAGCTATCCATTAAGAGCATCGAGCACTTCTCTCTGATGCTGGAGCAACGAGCCGAGGGGTCGGCCAGCAAACTCATGCTCCTGCATGAGCAGGAGATGCTAACTCAG GTGACGCAGAGGCCGGGGTCACATAAGATGAAGTGCTTCTTTCGCATCACTTTTGTCCCGAAGGATCCCGTGGAGCTGCTTAGGAGAGACGCTGTAGCATTTGAGTACCTCTATGTTCAA AGCTGTAATGATGTGGTGTTGGAGAGATTTGGGTCAGAGCTGAAATACGACACGGCCCTCCATCTGGCTGCCCTGCAAATGTACATCCTAACCATCAATACCAAGCAGTCCCAGAAAGTTTCCCTCAAGTATATTGA GAAGGAGTGGGGTCTGGCGTTGTTCCTGCCTCCTGCTGTGCTGTCTAGCATGAAAGAGAAGAACATCAAAAAAGCCCTCACTCACATCCTCAAAACCAACCAGAACCTGGTGCCGCCTGGTAAAAAG CTGACCGCCTTGCAGGCAAAGGTGCATTATCTGAAGTATCTCAGTGACTTGAGGCTGTATGGAGGACGGGTGTTTAAATCCACACTAATT CAAGGCGAGAAGCACACAGAGGTGACATTGCTGGTGGGGCCCAAATATGGCATCAGCCATGTGATTAACACCAAAACAAACCTGGTGGCACTTCTGGCTGATTTCAGTCATGTCAACCGCATTGAGATGTATACAGAAGATGAGAACAGGGTTAGAGTGGAACTGCATGTTCTGGACGTAAAG CCCATCACTCTCTTAATGGAGTCTGTTGATGCGATGAATCTGGCCTGTTTGACTGCTGGCTACTACAGATTACTGGTGGACTCTCGGCGCTCCATCTTCAATGTGGCCAAAAGCACAGACAGTATGGAAACAA GCCATGCAGCGAGAGTAAAGCAGAACTACCAGGCCATCGAGTGCACATACAGCACACCACATAAAGGATGCGAGGACAGAAACAACCAGAGGTGCAGCCAGGACTATTCTGACGTGGAGTGTGAATACCTCGACCACGGGAGAGGTGAAGGCCAGCCAGTCTACATAACTGAGATCCACCAGCCACAGCACTCCATGCACATGGCAGAGCGTGTGGAGTGCTGCAGAGTCCCTTGCTCCCAAACTTACCTCAACCTCCCAAGGCCCAGACCCCAAGACTCCTCCAGGAGTGCAAAGGTCTCCTTCATATTTGGAGATCCTCCCTTAGACAGTGTAAACCCCCAAAATCTGGGCTACCAGAGACTGATGGATGAAGGACCAGAGATTTTAGACAATCACAGCCCCATGTATAGGCGTCTCGAGGAGGACTGTAAGATGATGGATGCCATAGAAGACGGGGATGGGTATCAGTACTCCACCAAAATCTTTGGTCCTGCAGAATGCATCGAGGAGCCGCTGCTGCACGACATCTGCTACGCAGAGACAACAGATGACgcagaggatgaggatgacATCAGCTGTGAGGAGGACATGGTGATGAGTGACATTGACAAGCCCATGCTACTCTCGCTCTCAGGGTCCAGCGATGACATCATTGACTtgacctccctccctcccccaccgGAGGGTAATGACGAGGAGGACAATGACGTACTGCTGCACTCTCTTAACCTGGCCatcgctgctcctcctcccgGCTTCAGGGACAGCTCCGacgaggaggagcagcagggggcCGGGACTCGAGCCCAGGGGGCCTGCAACGATATCCCGGTGTCTCTCATAGATTCAGTGCCCACCCACAGAGCAGAGGGCCACAGGGAGCCTCTAAACGACGCGGTGGTGTCCACCTTACAGGCACTCGAGGCCCTGGCTGCATCTGAGGAACAGAGTCCAGCCCAGTCTGAGAGTAGCACAG GTGTAGAAATATCACGAGCATTTAGTCCCGAGTCCTCAGATTCTGGCAACGAGACAAATTCCTCCGAGATGACAGAGAGCTCCGAGCTGGCCACCGCTCAGAGACACTCGGAGAACCATCTGAGGATGCATGTAGCCATGACAGAAGGGTACCACGCCGTGAGTGAGGAAAAGACAGAGGTCCCGGCACCTAGCGACGGTGGCGCGACAAGTATGCAGTACAACCCCCAGGagcatcaggaggaggaggcgaaaTCATCTGCCGTCGCCTCCTCCCAGATTTTTCACTCAGATGGTGGCGAGATGGAGCCGGAGACAATGGAAATAAAGTCAGTCAGTGAATACTTCACTAAGATGCACATGGGCTCAGTAAtgagcaggcagagaggaaagcagagggAGGCGGAGAGCCGAATCCAGGGAGATACCTGTGAGTCCTCTGATAGATCTCACATGATGTCTCCAGACTCCGCTAAAGAGGAGCCCCCTCACCTTGTTGGGAAGTATAACGCTTTCACCGTGAGAGATTCCTATTACATGAATCAACTTGATCTGGGGCGAACTCACTTTAAAGACCGGCATCaaaaatggcagcagagagTGCCTGGAaacaaaatggcagaaaatctCTCTCCAGAATGTGTGAATGAGTCACAGGCTTCCCACGCAGACAGGTTGACAGTAAAAGGAGAGAAGCAGGACTCAGATGAAAGAAGCCAACACTTAAATGCTCATCTCCGCTCCCCGTCCAAAGGGCCCATCTCTGCAGAGGGAGACTCCACTTCACAAGataatgagcagcagcagattaagATGCCGCCGTCCGAGCAAGACCTCGCGCGGCTATACGAATACCACGTGAACAAGCGCATGTCATCGATACAGAGCGAAGGCGTTCATTCGCTCCAGAGCTCACAGTGTTCCTCCATAGACGCCGGCTGTagcacaggcagcagcagctgtgtcacTCCCATGGATTCTCCCCTTTGTGCCACAGACAATGTGCATGTACTGTCAGAGTCCTCGCTCAAGGGGCTGAGTTACGTAACTGCTGAGGAGAGAGCTTATGGGCCCCCAGTCCAGGGGAAGGCTGGCCATCCCATGGACCCCACCCTGCTGAGGAAGATCCATGCAGCTACCAGTGCTGAGCCCGGGTTCGCACCTACACGGGACGGCAGTCACAGAATGCCCAAGATAAAAGAAACCACAG CTTGCACACAGCTGAAGAGGACTGGGGAAGAATCATCTTTAGCTCTCTGTCATGAGACCAGtaccaccaccacaaccatGTCACCGTCATCATTAAGAAGTAGCACAGAGCCGAGCGGGCTAACACAGGCCAGCCACGCGCCCCACCCACACGCCCTGACTTTCTCCTCAAGCAGATCTTCACGCGGCCCTACATCAGGCAGCCTCAGGAAGCCACGCAGGGTCCGGATGCTCAGGAGGAACTGGAGCAGCATAATGCCAACTTCCAGGAGCTTAGAAGCGCTGTTCGATAAGACCAAAGCCACACTTACAGGGAGGAGCCATGGTAAGAATTTCCAGTCTCAAGATCCCCCAAAAGTACAGAGGATGTTCTCTTCCAAAACCTTGCCCAGGAGCTTGTCCCAGGGCTCAGTCGCATCCAATTCATCTGGTAGAAGGCTCCCAAGAGGAGCCTCCCCCTTGCTGCCGGAGTCACCAGCACCGAAGCTGGACACAGGTACGTGGAGGTGCCGTGGGCCGTTCAGTCACTGCttcctgcagagaaagacaaacgctgatggtgatgatgaagacagagaggcgCCCTCACATGCGCTGGTATCCGTCAGCTCGGCTTCTTTCAGCTGCAAGGGAAACGCAATGTTGAAAGCCGTCCATAAAGCCGAGATGAATGACATGAGCCTAAAGGCGAGGCTGGCTTGTGTAAATTCCATGAAGGGAAAAACCTACAGCCTTCACACAGGGTTCGCACTTGCACGGAAGGATGCCTTAGAGATGGCCGGCGTGTTGCGTTCCAGCGTCGGCCGCTTGCGCAGAGGCGAGAAGCCGGAGGTCGACGAGGCCGACATGGATACGTTCTCCCAGCTGCTTCTCATGCAGGCCAAAGTGCTGAGCAGCGCCTGCGCTCAGATGGCCGTGGAGTACGGCAGCCCGGAGGAGTTGCTGCTCACTCTGACGCACAGCTTCCACACCCTCTGCTGCCTAGCGCAAGCCTGCATGTCGCTCGTGGAAGGCCTGGGCATCGAGAGCGAGCGGCGCGAGGTGGTAGCCAAGGTGGACGAGGTCGTCATGAACtatgtgtgtctgctgaaaGCTGCTGAGGTGGCTTCGGGGGGCTCCCCCAGTGACCAAAGTGTGAATGCATTGACACATCACTCTGCCACCATGTCTGCTATTATAAACACACTAACTCactcactgaaaacactgctcaACAAATAA